The Papaver somniferum cultivar HN1 chromosome 3, ASM357369v1, whole genome shotgun sequence genome includes a region encoding these proteins:
- the LOC113357141 gene encoding tRNA (adenine(58)-N(1))-methyltransferase non-catalytic subunit trm6-like — translation MTETSMQIDSSSQNPRITWEGCSVLLDINDGDRLVFARLNAGSTLKIGDKKCSLQPLIDCPFGSMFQVEVGQKGPHLCRIFAADADDQTAVLQENEEIQQNERKDNRALVDDNTAQTLSFEDINAMKREGAAGRQIVDALIANSSTYMTKTAFSQEKYKLKKQKKYAPKVLLRRPFTRSISEAYFKKYPARVGFLRMDVLSLLLSVANVSAYSDVLVVDMVGGILTGAVAERLGGTGHVCNTYFGVTPYPMEIVRIFNFNNEICRRIVRFPFSDLSLPEINDPGHSEVVENTMSAEMLSNSDEAPAPSSGGLPKSEEQMIQQAEDPVNNEEPAPSIDENSASSVVNAGKSQQPGKKATKEAITSWKQNGFSSLIIAAPDLDPWTVVQELLPHLSYSAPFAIYHQYLQPLASCMHNLQTARMAIGLQISEPWLREYQVLPSRTHPCMQMSGFGGYILNGIRICNNEVSIKPSSV, via the exons ATGACAGAAACTAGTATGCAAATTGATTCTTCAAGTCAGAATCCTCGAATTACCTGGGAGGGTTGTAGTGTCTTGCTTGACATTAATGATGGAGACCGTCTCGTCTTTGCTCGTCTCAATGCTGGCTC GACTCTGAAAATTGGAGATAAGAAGTGCTCATTACAACCCTTGATTGATTGCCCATTTGGTTCTATGTTTCAAGTTGAAGTTGGGCAGAAAGGGCCGCATCTTTGTCGTATTTTTGCTGCTGATGCAG ATGATCAGACTGCTGTGCTCCAAGAGAATGAAGAAATTCAACAGAATGAACGCAAAGACAATAGAGCGTTAGTTGATGATAACACTGCCCAAACTCTTTCTTTTGAAGATATAAATGCAATGAAAAG AGAGGGTGCAGCAGGACGTCAAATAGTTGATGCTCTTATAGCCAATAGCTCAACATATATGACAAAAACAGCATTTTCACAA GAGAAGTATAAGCTtaagaaacaaaagaaatatgCGCCTAAGGTACTTCTTAGGCGTCCTTTCACTCGAAG TATATCGGAGGCATACTTCAAAAAATATCCAGCTAGAGTTGG GTTCTTGAGGATGGACGTTCTCTCTCTTCTACTCTCTGTGGCTAATGTTAGTGCATATTCTGATGTCCTAGTGGTGGATATGGTCGGGGGTATTCTTACTGGTGCCGTGGCAGAACGTTTAGGAG GTACTGGCCATGTATGTAATACATACTTTGGTGTCACACCATACCCGATGGAAATTGTAAGGATATTCAACTTCAACAATGAAATCTGCAGAAG GATCGTCAGATTTCCTTTCTCTGATCTCAGTTTACCTGAAATTAATGATCCTGGACATTCCGAAGTAGTTGAAAATACAATGTCTGCAGAAATGCTGTCAAATTCGGATGAAGCACCTGCTCCATCCAGTGGTGGCTTACCTAAATCTGAAGAACAAATGATTCAACAGGCGGAAGATCCAGTTAATAATGAAGAACCTGCTCCTTCCATTGATGAGAATAGCGCATCTTCAGTTGTCAATGCTGGAAAATCTCAACAACCCGGCAAGAAAGCAACGAAAGAAGCCATCACTTCTTGGAAACAAAATGGGTTTTCTAG CTTAATAATTGCTGCCCCGGATCTTGATCCTTGGACTGTGGTTCAAGAACTTCTGCCACATTTATCATATTCAGCTCCTTTTGCTATTTATCATCAATATCTTCAG CCTCTTGCATCATGCATGCATAATTTACAAACTGCTAGAATGGCAATTGGTCTACAGATATCAGAACCTTGGTTGCGTGAATATCAG GTCCTTCCCTCCAGAACGCATCCGTGCATGCAGATGAGTGGTTTTGGTGGATACATCTTAAATGGGATAAGGATTTGTAACAATGAAGTGAGTATTAAACCAAGTAGTGTTTAA
- the LOC113357142 gene encoding uncharacterized protein LOC113357142 isoform X1, whose amino-acid sequence MEQSCGEKKKCCGGQVLDGSDIMELVGNDKVFSSYVDHKFAELDIDKDGKLSVKELQPAVVDLGVALGLPAHGSSPNADHIYSEVLNEFTHGKQEKVSKTEFKEVLSDILLGMAAGLKRDPIVILRMDGEDLNEFITNPSSEPEIIAIFSQVGSADGTNIPTIRAVITKALQQLTVDHGMPPSSDSWVMSNVVEPALQACTNTYQGNPVSQEAFLEEFKKVIERVVQHLKEQPVIVAHSEHTFDGSGIKRLLSNKFELEKTLNVALRDLPRDRSGKLSKEYLRVALDSLAPSASLPPYGAVNQMDNILNEVVKMVGADDGKIVPEEEFKKLMLEILGSIMLQLEGNTISVSSNSVVHEPLATASTLFPQQSLV is encoded by the exons ATGGAGCAAAGTTGTGgtgagaagaagaaatgttgtggtGGACAGGTACTAGATGGATCAGATATAATGGAATTGGTTGGGAATGATAAAGTGTTTAGTAGTTATGTAGATCACAAATTTGCTGAACTTGATATAGATAAAGACGGCAAACTCTCAGTTAAAGAATTACAACCTGCTGTAGTTGATCTTGGTGTTGCTCTTGGTCTTCCTGCTCATGGTTCTTCCCCTAATGCTGACCATATCTACTCTGAG GTGTTGAATGAGTTTACACATGGAAAACAAGAGAAAGTGAGCAAAACTGAATTTAAAGAAGTTCTGTCAGACATTTTACTAGGCATGGCCGCGGGTTTGAAGCGGGACCCAATTGTGATTCTCAGGATGGACGGCGAAGATCTAAATGAATTCATCACAAACCCATCCTCAGAACCAGAGATCATTGCTATCTTTTCACAGGTAGGTTCTGCTGATGGAACAAATATACCAACCATTCGGGCTGTAATCACAAAAGCCCTGCAACAACTTACAGTCGATCATGGCATGCCCCCTTCATCAGATTCGTGG GTTATGAGTAATGTTGTCGAACCCGCACTGCAAGCTTGTACAAACACTTATCAGGGAAACCCTGTATCTCAAGAGGCCTTCTTAGAAGAATTCAAGAAGGTAATAGAAAGGGTGGTTCAGCATCTAAAGGAGCAACCAGTTATTGTTGCTCACAGTGAACACACATTTGATGGAAGTGGCATCAAGAGACTATTATCCAACAAATTTGAACTAGAAAAG ACACTGAATGTGGCACTAAGAGACTTACCAAGAGATCGCAGTGGGAAACTGTCCAAGGAGTATCTGCGTGTAGCTCTGGATTCGCTGGCCCCATCAGCTAGTTTGCCTCCCTATGGAGCCGTCAATCAG ATGGATAACATACTGAATGAGGTGGTCAAGATGGTTGGTGCAGATGATGGGAAAATTGTGCCAGAAGAAGAGTTCAAGAAGCTCATGCTGGAGATTCTTGGAAGTATTATGTTGCAATTAGAAGGAAACACAATCTCAGTTTCTTCGAATTCAGTAGTTCACGAACCCCTAGCTACAGCATCAACACTTTTCCCTCAACAATCACTGGTGTAA
- the LOC113357142 gene encoding uncharacterized protein LOC113357142 isoform X2: protein MASYRIKVLNEFTHGKQEKVSKTEFKEVLSDILLGMAAGLKRDPIVILRMDGEDLNEFITNPSSEPEIIAIFSQVGSADGTNIPTIRAVITKALQQLTVDHGMPPSSDSWVMSNVVEPALQACTNTYQGNPVSQEAFLEEFKKVIERVVQHLKEQPVIVAHSEHTFDGSGIKRLLSNKFELEKTLNVALRDLPRDRSGKLSKEYLRVALDSLAPSASLPPYGAVNQMDNILNEVVKMVGADDGKIVPEEEFKKLMLEILGSIMLQLEGNTISVSSNSVVHEPLATASTLFPQQSLV, encoded by the exons ATGGCTTCTTACAGAATTAAG GTGTTGAATGAGTTTACACATGGAAAACAAGAGAAAGTGAGCAAAACTGAATTTAAAGAAGTTCTGTCAGACATTTTACTAGGCATGGCCGCGGGTTTGAAGCGGGACCCAATTGTGATTCTCAGGATGGACGGCGAAGATCTAAATGAATTCATCACAAACCCATCCTCAGAACCAGAGATCATTGCTATCTTTTCACAGGTAGGTTCTGCTGATGGAACAAATATACCAACCATTCGGGCTGTAATCACAAAAGCCCTGCAACAACTTACAGTCGATCATGGCATGCCCCCTTCATCAGATTCGTGG GTTATGAGTAATGTTGTCGAACCCGCACTGCAAGCTTGTACAAACACTTATCAGGGAAACCCTGTATCTCAAGAGGCCTTCTTAGAAGAATTCAAGAAGGTAATAGAAAGGGTGGTTCAGCATCTAAAGGAGCAACCAGTTATTGTTGCTCACAGTGAACACACATTTGATGGAAGTGGCATCAAGAGACTATTATCCAACAAATTTGAACTAGAAAAG ACACTGAATGTGGCACTAAGAGACTTACCAAGAGATCGCAGTGGGAAACTGTCCAAGGAGTATCTGCGTGTAGCTCTGGATTCGCTGGCCCCATCAGCTAGTTTGCCTCCCTATGGAGCCGTCAATCAG ATGGATAACATACTGAATGAGGTGGTCAAGATGGTTGGTGCAGATGATGGGAAAATTGTGCCAGAAGAAGAGTTCAAGAAGCTCATGCTGGAGATTCTTGGAAGTATTATGTTGCAATTAGAAGGAAACACAATCTCAGTTTCTTCGAATTCAGTAGTTCACGAACCCCTAGCTACAGCATCAACACTTTTCCCTCAACAATCACTGGTGTAA